The DNA window AGCCACAGCTGCACAAGCATGTCTTTTCACCCCTATTGCCTCTGCTCGCTAGCTACTCCCCATCATTccccttttcctcatcctcttcCCCTGTTATCCCTCTTCCTGTGTCTTTTCccataaattttccttttttcccgGCTTCTTTGTGGCATTACACTCCCAGACCTGACCCTGGCCTGATACACAGCCATGGCAACATTGTGAGGCACTGCCTGTGTTGCTGGGGGACCTTCCTGCCCCAAAATGTGCTGCAGCAGAAGACAAGGAGACACTTACTGGTGCCTACCGGTTTTATTGGCAGCCCTGCAGTCAGGTTCCCAACCCCATAGCAAGGGTGCTGCAGGTGCAGGGTGGTGTCACCCTGCCTGCACTGGTGTTCCTTACATAGGGCAGGGACATCACTTGGAGAAGCCCTGGGTGTTGCAGTGGGGTCCATGCCACTTGCCATAGCACTGACAGCTGAACTCCTTGGCTAGCTGGGAGGCATCATTGATGAACTCCAAGCTCTGTGCCACCACCCAGGGCTTGCTGGCTTGCAGGTCAATGGTGAAGCGGAAGGGATCAAGGTGCAGGAAGCCCTGCTTGTTCTTCTGGCGCACACAGCGGCCCCGGCCAGTGCACAGGCTCTGGCTGCACAGATCAGCGCTGGCTGTCACATTGACGATATAGTGGCCCAGGGGCCCCTCCACATAGTCCTTCAGCTTCAGGCACATCTCCTGCAACAGAATGTGGTGtcacagccctgcacagccaAGGAATGGGGTTGCCATGGACTGTGGCACAGTGCTGCCTGCCACACTCACCTTGGAGGTGCTGTAGTTGAGGCTTCCCCAGAGGACGATGCCAGCGACGCCCTGAGCCGCACTCTCCCCAATGGTGTTTATCAGGTCCTCCTGCACccaaggggagaggagaagtCAATGGTGCCCAAAGCCCCTCCATTGCCCCACCAGAGCTAACCCATCAGCTCAAGAGGTTGCCCTGGTGCCAACCCATCAGACTGAGAGGTACCCACTGTCCCCGTCACCTGTGAGAGGAAGTCAATGGTGCAGTCAAAGGCAATCTGGGAGTAGGGCAGGACGGGGATGCTGACATTGAGGACACCACGCTGGACGGCGAAGGCCTCAGCAATGCGGTGCCGGACATAGGCGAGCACCTTGTTTGTGCCATTGAGGCAGGGGGGCACATAGATGCTGGGGTAGAGTGCCCGGCTGCTCTCCCAGAGCCACTGCAGCTCCTTGTTCCTCTGCTGCTCCACCGCCGGGCACATCCCAGTATAGGGTAGGCTGTTGAAATCATTGTTGTAGCAGTTGGGAAAGCCATAGAAACCCCAGTAGCTGTCAGGACGGAGGGTCTTGCCCAGCTGCAGGGTCTGCACCATGAAGCTGCGGGCACTCTGCTCAAACTGCCGCTTGGCTGTCTTCTTCACCAGAGCAGGGGGCCACTGTGGGTGCTTCTGCCAGACCAGCTCCTCTGACTTCTGTTGATAGATGCGCATGGAAGCCCAGTTGCGGATCCACAGTGGGCGCCACTTCTCCCAGTCAATGACGGACAGTCCTCTGTAGGTACGGCTGGGCAGGGCGACCTTGATGTCCTGGGTGGCCTGGTGGAGGTGAGCCTGTAGGCTGGCATTCTGGGGGAGCCCCCCATTCACTGGCACCCCCTCAGATGTGTAGTAGGGGAAAAGCCCCAGGTCCTTGCTGTAGAAGAGGGTGATGTCCTGCCCAGTGAAGGCCTGATGGTCATTGGCCAACACATCGAAGACCTCCAGGTTGAGGGTGACATTGTACTTTGTGGCGCAGCGCTCAGTGGGGATGTTCCAGATGGTGACGAAGGGGCGGTTGATGAGGACGGGGCCAGGCCCTCCAGCGAGGGCTGGGGCAAGGAGGAACAGCAGGAGGACCCAGCAGTACCACCCTAAAGCCATGGTGCCAGCAGGCGCAGGATGGGTCCCGGAGCTGTCTGGGGAATGCCGAGATGTGCTGAGACCTGGGCAGACCTTGACGCTTTTATTCCCAGCCCAAGCTGGAGCCGTCACTAATCCACACCCCTGTCCCCAAGTGGTGCCATTCACCCAGGGTCACCTCTCCCACCTCCTCACGTGGCGTCCCCAAAGTTATCAGCAGCCAGAgtccagcacagcagccctgtaGTGGAGACGGGACGGCAGCATGCCAGCCCTGGTTAATAACTGGTGGTGGCAGGCTCGACTGGGGAGGAATGCACAGAGTCAACACCCGGTGACAGACCAGCGATGAGCTGGGCTGGAAAGACAAACAGACACGgatggggttgggggggtcAAGGTCACGGTGACAGGagtgggctgggctgggcagcgcAGAGCATCGGCCATTAcacagcaggaggagggcacTGCTGGGAGGAAGCTCACAGCATCAGGCAGGACCCATCAGGACACAGCCCAGGGAACTGTGGTGGCACAGGAAGGCACCGTTTGGGGACACTCGCGCATGGGGACAGGAACCACAGCAGGGCTCGGTCTGGGGACACCCACGGCACAGGAGAGCAGCCACAGGAGATCATGGTTTGGGGACATCCACGGCACAGGAGAGCTCAGTTTGGGGACACCCACGCAGCGGAGGGGTGCTGGCAGGAAGATGGCTGTGCCTAGCAGGGTCGGACGTCCTGGCACCGGTCACCCCAAGGACAGCGGCAGCGTTGGGAGCAGCCGCAAGGGCACGGGCGAGGGCAGAGCGGGGCTGCACCGGGGACACCGTGGCACGGGCGCCACGCGAGGGAACCGCACGGCACGGTGTGTCCCCGGCCCCCGCAGGACTGTACCCACCCCCAGCCGCGGTGCACAGGACGGCGAACCCACGCGGCTGTCCCggtcctggggggggggggggggggggggctccaCGTCCGCACCCCGGATCCTGCCCAGGGCCCATGCGGAGCGGGGCCGTGCCTCCGGCGGGGACAAAGGCAGTCTGGGGTGTGGCCACGCGGCGGACAGAGCCTTGCCGGAGGCGTGGCCTGGGCGGAGCCTGCGGCAAAGAGGCGTGGCCAGGGAGAGCGTTGGGCCGTCCCGCGGCCGCCTCCACGTGTGTGGCCCGGCCGTGGCTCCCACCCGGCGCGGCAGCGGCACCACGGGGGAAGCTCCGAGCCCCTGCAGCGCCTGCGCCGAGCCGAACACCTACACCCGGTGCCCCCACCCCCGTGAGGAGGGTCAGGTAACAGTAGGGTGGCCCCTGCaccgccacccccccaccccactcagCCCACACCCCACTCACACTCTGCCCAGCTTTATTCCAGGTAAAGCACTTCGGTGTGGGGCAACGCACAGGGACTCAGCACCACAGagcaccccctccctgcccccatgCCCCGCTTGCCCCCATCCCTCTCCTTACAACAGGAGAGgacccccttccctccctccccagggcaaCCACACCACTCTCCCTGCCAAGTGGGAGGCAGGCCCCAAAAACAAGCTGCCTCCCAGGCAGGGTAGGGATATCTTAAATAGGTCCCCTACACCGGCACAGAAAGGGGCTGCCAGGGTGCTAGCACCAGCTCACAAACAGCAACAGCACCCCAAGTCCCAGTGGTGCCAGGGCATCAGGGGCACCACTGCGGGGGCCAGCGGGcacctggcagctgctgccctgccagccctggtaGCAGTGGCAGCGGAAATGGGTCCGTAGGAAGAGGGTGTCAGCTAAGGACAGCTGTCCCTCAGCCCAGAACAGAGGTTGCTGGGGGTTGTCCCCATCCCGGCGCCGCAGCTGGAAGCTGGTGGAGTTGAGGTGGAGGAAGACATCAGCAGTGCTGTCCTGGCGTAGGCAGCGGCCCCGGCCCTGGCACAATGTCGTGCTGCAGAGCTGCGCCGCCGTCGTGACGTTCACAATGTAGCGGCCCAGGTCCCCCTCCAGGTAGTTCTTGATGATCTGGCATGAgtcctggggaaggggagggcatCAGCAGCATGCTGGGGTGACCCAGGGAGAGAAGCACCCCAAATGGAGAGGACACCCCAACCTCAAGCCACTAGTCCCCCTCTGGGGGCAGgtcaccccccaccccatcagCTCCTGTCCCAGGGGCACACTGATCCCAAACCTACCCGGTTTTTGGTGTAGTCTGCGTCACCCCAGAAAATGGCCCCGGCTGCACCCAGCGCCGCGCTCTCTCCAATGGTGGAGATCAGGTCTGGCTGTGGGGACAGAGCCCAGTTAGTGCCCACAGACCCCATGCAGCACCCACAACCCCCAGCATGGTGCACCCCAAAGACCCCACTGTGGCGTCAGGGAGGCATTCCTACTCCAGGCCATGGGAAGGCCATGGGACTGTCCCAGCTCCTTAAGGATAAggctccccaccaccacccacctcCTTGGGGATAAGCCAGCATAGTACAGGGGCTGCGGACTCACAAACCCCTGGTTCCTGACTGCCAGGACCCAGGAGTCCTGCAGCACCTCCCAGGAACTTCCTTAGGGTGCCAGTCCTGCTGCCAGACACCCTGCCTGCAAACAGGGGGGTCATGGCCCCCTATCGCCCGCCCATGGAGGGGCTGAACCACAGGTGCCTGCACTGTGATCCCCCtgtagaaggaaggaaggcagggctgGACACTTGCTCTGCTCCCAAGGCCAGCCACATGCAACAGAGGCCCCATGCCAAAGggtgctgctccctgctccacaCAGGGACAGCCAAAATCATGGGGTGCCAGCAAGACCACAAGGGCAGCTACTGGCTTCCACAGCCACCCTGCTCCAGGGGGCAGGACAAGACACAGGCAGAAGGAACACCTCAGCTGGCCCCCGAGCCCAAGCGCCCGGGGCTTGGGATGAGGCCATCCCAGGGCACAGCCCTACCTGGCTAAGCACATCCATCTTGCGGATGTAGGTGGACCGGGTATAGACGAAGACAGGCAGGGAGTAGCCATCATGGTGCTGCTGTGAAATGCGCATGGCCTCCATCACCCGTGCCCGCACAAACTTGCGGCTGTTGGGAGTGGAAGCCAGAAGCAGGTCAAGGTAGATGGAGGGGTAGAGGGCCGTGCTCTCCCTCCAGAGCCATGCCAGCTGGTCATTGCGCGTCTTCTCCACATCCGGGCACTGCCCGGTGTAGCTCTCCTTGTTTTTGCTGTAGTCATGGTTGTAACAGTCAGGGAAGAGGTAGAATCCCCAGAGCTGCTTAGGGCGGAAGCTCTTGGCCATGCGCAGGGTGCTCACCATGAACTGCCGGGCAGCCGACTCAAACTCGAACACCGCCTGCTTGTTCACCTCCTCACGGGACCAGGTGGGCTGCCGCTGGTACACCAGCTGCTGAGACACCTCCCGATAGATGTCCTTGGGCTTCCAGTTGCGAGCCCAGATGGGCCGCCATTCCTCCCAGTCAATGACTGCCAGCCCCTCCCTGGCAGGCGAGCGGATGTACTTGCTGATGCCCTCCTGGAGGCGGGCAAGGTGGTCAGACAGGCTGCTGTTTTGGGGGACACCGCCGTTGATGGCCACACCTTGGCTGGTGTAGTAGGGGTAGAGCCCCAGACGCTCCTTGTAGAAGATTGTGAGGTTCTGCCCCACGAAGCCCTCATTGGGGGAGGCGTGCAGGTCGAAGTGGCTGAAGTCGAGGGACACCTGGAAACGGGGCTTGCAGTCCTGGGTGGGCACATTCCAGGCCACCAGGAAGGGCCGGCGGGTGAGCAACGGGGTGGCCGACGGCTTCTCGGGGGGCTGCCGAGCCAGGGCCAGCAGGGCCAGCCAGGGCACGGCCACGGCCACTACCGCCGCCGCGCAGCCCCCGCGCATCCTGCCCAACGGGGGCCTGGGGTCGGCGGGGAGAGGGGGGTTAGGAGGCGGGGTGCAGGCAGAGGGCGGCTTTGCCCGCACCCCTCCATGGCAGCCTATGGCCCAAGCCCCCTCCCCACAACGGCCACCCGGGGTACGGGGTCCCTGGGGTGGACAGAGCCCCCGGGGGCTGGCCCCTGGGAATCCCACTCCCAAGCGGCTCCGACCGCCCCCAGTCCCGGTCCTGCCCCCGGTCTCGGTCCCCTCCGCCCCCACTTCCCCGTGCTCCCGGGTTCCCCTCCGCTCCCCGGGTGCCGGCGCGGTGCCGCCTTTGTCCCAGACCGGCACACAAAGCGCcagggcgcggcgcggcgcggctccCCGCCCGTCCCGTTTCGcttctctctccccccgccctcccccggcCCGTGTCTCACCGGTGCTCACGCCATCCCCTGCCGCGGGCTCCCACCAACACCGGCGCCGCCTCCCACCGCCGCCCGCTTTAAACCTCTCCGGCGCGCACCACCCGCGGGGGCGCCACCTCCCCGCCCCCGCTGGCCCCGCCCCGACCGCGGCGCGCCGGGCTGGCGGCGCCGACCATCGCGGGGTCCCCGGGGGTGCGGACTGGCGGCGGaccgccccctccccacgcaCACACCTCCGTGGGGCCGCGGTAGCGGGAAGGGCGCGTCACCCCCTGTCCCGCTGCGCTTGGTACGGCCCGGgaggccccgccccgcgcccctcccgcGCGGCGGAAGGGGGCGGGGGCGCCAGCAGGGGACGCCAGCAGGGGGCGCCGCGGGGCGCGGGTGGGGGGGCTTTGCGGCGCTCGCGGGGCGAGGGGGTCCCCAAAATGGTAGTGACCCTAAAGCggtgtccccagggtggtgGTGACCCCAAAATGGTGGTGGccccagggtggtggtggtggcccCAGGACAGTGGTGACCCTAAAATGGTGGTGACCCCAAAATGGTGATGCCCCCAGGACAGTGGTGACCCTAGGACAGTGGTGGTGACCCCTAGATGATGGTGTCCCCAGGATCATGGTCACTGCAAAGTGGTGGTGACCCCAGGATGGTGATGTCCTCAGAGCAGTGGTCTCCCCAGGGTGATGGTATCCCCAGGATGGTGATGTCCCTGGTATGGTGGCAAACCCAGAACAGTGGTGATCCTTAGGTGATGGTGTCCCCAGAGCAGTGCTGTCCCTGGGGCACTGCTGTGTCAGGCAGGACGACCTTTGTGGGGCCGGGGTAGCTGGTGCTGCTGACTCAGCTGCAGCCCCATGGGTTTCCTGCCTGGTGGGGGACAAGGGGGGCTGCAGGCGCAGCAGGACCCGGTGGGCTTCCTTCCCAGGGCTCCGCTGAGGCTCTGGCGGGTCCCCccaggtggggagcaggacaggcagggctCAGGGCCATCCCCAtgtcctgcctgtccctgcctgctctggccaGGGCTGGCCCTGTCAGGCTGGGGGCCATCAGGGTGCCCCCATGGAGGAAGCGCCGGGGCCAGAGCGCGAGGGTGTGCCGGGGCCTGCGGGGGAAGGAAACGGGGCTGAATCTGCGGAAGCGCTCCTCGGCCGCCCGCCAGCTCCCTGGGGAGCGGGTGGGAGCACCAAGCCCGGCATTGTTCAGTGCTGGCCCCTGGTGCCAGTGGTGCCAAGACAAGGGCCACAGGCTCCCGCAGATGGCTCCAGCTAGCAGGACCTGCTCAGGTGCCAGGTTTTATAGCAAACCTCCCACCGCAAGGGTGACGGTACCATCAGGGCCAGGCATGGTGTCCCAGCTTGTTGCTCCCAACCGAGGCTGCACCCCATGGCTCAGCCTGGCCCACGGGCAATGCCAGGCCCCAGACAGGAAAGGGGCAGGGACGGTCGACCACTGGCCAGGCATTGGCTGCCAAAACCCTCAAGGGAGATTGTGGAAAGCCAAGAAATCCCAGCGCCAGCGGGCGCTGCCCTTCCACTCTGGGCAGTAAACAGGCTCCTTTTGCCAGCAGCAGTAATACCTAAAATTTTCCATTCTCCACAGCCTCGTGTGCTGAAGGTaaccagcagcactggcagcgGGGTGGCTGGAGGGGTCACAGCTCACTGCTGCTGGAGGGCTGGACATCCTCAACACAACGCAGCTTATTACCATCTCCTTGGGAGGGCTTGGCATCACCTGCCTTGGttccccatctcccttcccacagagaAGACCATGGATTTTGGGAGGGGGCAGCCAGACACATCCAGCCTCCCCTCTCCTGTCTCACCCTGCTGACCAGGAGATGATGTTAAGCCATTCCCAGATGGGCACAAGGGCCCCATATGGCTTTGCCACGCCAGCGGAAAGGGACGCAGGGCAGTGGAGgtgggcagcagccagggtgAGCCAAGCAGGTGAGCTGTCCCACGCGGGCAGCTGTGAATCCCTCACGGATGCCGGATAACGGGGCATTAGTCACATCCGTTCACTCTGAATGGATCTGGGCGAAACGTTCAGCTTGGGGACAGAGTGGCCGCAGGGCCAGGAGGCAAGGTCGGTGCCTGCCTCCACcccgggctgggggctgcaggcacagccctgccccgcaggcagcaggagggggagTGGGTTGGCCCCAGGGGACACAGAGACACTCACAGGACCAGCAAGCCACAGCCACCGCCTTGTTTAACCTTGCCAAGCCATAACGCCCTGCACAGCCACCCAGTCCCCTTCTAAGCCACCACGATCTGTCCCTCCTGGGGTTGGGGCCCCTACAGATCAATGGGCAAAGTCCCAGAGCCTCATCCCCCGCAAGCTGAAGCACTGGCAGGACACACCACACCACTCACTCTCATTACAGCTTTCGTCAGTGGCTCATTTCCGAGCCGGCTTGCACTGAGGAAATGATGAGAAGTTGCAGGAAAACATTTGCAGGGTAGCCAGGGGCAGGATGCGGGGCACAAAGTGAGATCACGCTCACCCCATGGACAGGCAGCCGGCACTGCTTGGGGGATGGGCAGCATCCCAGCACAGGGTCACGCTAGGTTTGAGAAAGTCATCAGGCCCCAGTGATTAATGAGGCACTAATTTGGCAGGGCAGGCAATGAAGGAGCTCACAAGCAGATCCTCCCCCTCTGCAGGGCTCAGGCAGAGGGATGGGAAAAGGTTGGCCTGAGGCTGGGCTGCCCACAGCACCTGGGTTCCTTGCTGCCTCCTGGCTCCCTCCagtcctccctccccaaaagccCCTGGACTGAACAAGGAAATCAcatatataaacacattttagtTATATATTTAAAGGATGTCACGGCAGCTACAAGCAGAGTCACAGCCTGACAGAGCCACCAACTCCTGCCAGCACCACATGCCAAACTGGAGCACGTGGAAACAGCCATGACTTGTGGCTCCTTCACTACTAGTTCAGCCACTTgtgcacaaacaccaccccacccacccccccaaaaaaacaaccccaaaaaccaacaaaacccaggGGTCCCAAAGTGCCTGGGGCAAACAGACCAGCACTGCAAAGCCACCTCTCCTCAGCTCTCCAGCATCTCCTTCCTCTGCCCATGGACACAGCCACTTGCCCAGCTGCCTTCCCGAGGAAGACAGCTCTTGGGCTTGCGGGCtctacaaataattttattgaaatttAACAAAAGTGGACAGATGCACTGGGGGGAAGGATCATAAATAGTGTACTTTTCCCAAACCCATGGGTCCTACCCATATGCTAGAGAAGCAAGGAGCCTAGTGTCACAGGCTACACATCCACATGGGAAAGCACAACGTcgcacagaaaaaaaaaaatcaaaaaagaaaaatttcctcttttttttgcttcctccaACACCACATTGGACACAGATACTATTTACAACGACCTTCACATTTTTAAGATTCCTCCAGGTGCTCCCAAGGtccctctgctgcaggagggctggaggccggtggaggggatggggccTGGGGGACCAGGCTGGGACCAAGCGGGGCAGGACACAGCTTGTCTggtcagcagcaggcaggggatagctgctgctccagtgacAAGGTggtgggggaggtgggaggaggaggcatGTTTTTCTGGGGGGAAACACGTTTGATGCCCTGGGGGAAGGGTGGGCAGCCTGTCAGGGAAGACAAAAGCATCCTTGCTAAGCCAGTCTTGgtctctgccccctccccgaGTTCAGGCCCTGCCTTGTCAGCAGATTTTTGGCTGGTAGCCAGGCGAGGGGCTCCCGGTCAGTGGGTCGGGTGCAGGAAAATGGcaccagccccctccccactcctCCTCCATCACCTTCCCCCATACCAGAGGCAGGTTCAGTGCAGCTTCCCGCACCCTCAGACAGCAGCGGG is part of the Phalacrocorax aristotelis chromosome 6, bGulAri2.1, whole genome shotgun sequence genome and encodes:
- the LOC142058721 gene encoding hyaluronidase-1-like produces the protein MALGWYCWVLLLFLLAPALAGGPGPVLINRPFVTIWNIPTERCATKYNVTLNLEVFDVLANDHQAFTGQDITLFYSKDLGLFPYYTSEGVPVNGGLPQNASLQAHLHQATQDIKVALPSRTYRGLSVIDWEKWRPLWIRNWASMRIYQQKSEELVWQKHPQWPPALVKKTAKRQFEQSARSFMVQTLQLGKTLRPDSYWGFYGFPNCYNNDFNSLPYTGMCPAVEQQRNKELQWLWESSRALYPSIYVPPCLNGTNKVLAYVRHRIAEAFAVQRGVLNVSIPVLPYSQIAFDCTIDFLSQEDLINTIGESAAQGVAGIVLWGSLNYSTSKEMCLKLKDYVEGPLGHYIVNVTASADLCSQSLCTGRGRCVRQKNKQGFLHLDPFRFTIDLQASKPWVVAQSLEFINDASQLAKEFSCQCYGKWHGPHCNTQGFSK
- the LOC142058720 gene encoding hyaluronidase-2-like, which codes for MRGGCAAAVVAVAVPWLALLALARQPPEKPSATPLLTRRPFLVAWNVPTQDCKPRFQVSLDFSHFDLHASPNEGFVGQNLTIFYKERLGLYPYYTSQGVAINGGVPQNSSLSDHLARLQEGISKYIRSPAREGLAVIDWEEWRPIWARNWKPKDIYREVSQQLVYQRQPTWSREEVNKQAVFEFESAARQFMVSTLRMAKSFRPKQLWGFYLFPDCYNHDYSKNKESYTGQCPDVEKTRNDQLAWLWRESTALYPSIYLDLLLASTPNSRKFVRARVMEAMRISQQHHDGYSLPVFVYTRSTYIRKMDVLSQPDLISTIGESAALGAAGAIFWGDADYTKNRDSCQIIKNYLEGDLGRYIVNVTTAAQLCSTTLCQGRGRCLRQDSTADVFLHLNSTSFQLRRRDGDNPQQPLFWAEGQLSLADTLFLRTHFRCHCYQGWQGSSCQVPAGPRSGAPDALAPLGLGVLLLFVSWC